A window of the Candidatus Palauibacter australiensis genome harbors these coding sequences:
- a CDS encoding NAD-glutamate dehydrogenase → MKNKPAQQSDLGPLIREIESRLPDAPGEAVRGLSRRLFSRGYAHIADGRPVRALADDVAALYRLVAGAADGEIAIRVAWDEDDPSRGVLQTVMEDRPFIVDTLREYLHSAGLDLPLLLHPVIVVDRDASGRVLDIRDHSADGTRVSVVHIVLDDAHHAEVRETLEAEVRQRLELVRAVTEDFSPMIEQVGTLVGELEAKRTETPWRSAEFEEIQDLLRWLVDPGFVFLGYRAYRIETDDAGRDWIRVEEGTGLGILRDDDKSKYHEPRPLDELPAYLRARVLGGPLLIISKTNAQSPIRRNVRMDYVGIKRLRPDGTVYGEHRFLGLFTAKAFSQEASSIPILRRKLREILQLEAAPPGSHDYNVILGTFNSMPKEELFLASVEEIRSVIDAVMATGGGDDVRVTARPDQLGRGVQLLVILPKTHFSGQVRRRLQAALIEAYRGTLLNYHLALGQGDQARLHFYLAHDPDEVGSVDLDAVQAQVRSIVRTWEERLEDALDAIHGPTRGHELATHVVRFSTGYQAAMDIDTAVEDVAGLARLAETGESQVLLKPSPGEADGRHYQLRLYARKGHYVLSDVIPTLENLGLRVLDSLRFTIQLRDETPEAAEETFAARVQSFEAEARRAGDLDIAAAQDRIGDMLRAIRGGMAEDDRLNELIVTAGLTWQEVAVLRAYAGYAFRIGAVAAPTGGQFPLTAYPDIARCIFRAFEARFDPEAQEGAAAAMRRLKREFNRGLATVRGIEDDRTLRRMMELVHATVRTNHYRGEARRSPLLALKISSRSVDFIPEPKPKHEVYLRGPRTEAAHLRMDDVARGGIRWSDRYGDFRVEVLGLVKTQRVKNAVIVPGGAKGAFIVKGLPEDREARLGAGLDSYRDFIRGLLEVSDDVVDGHVTRPPGMVIHDGPDPYLVVAADKGTAKNSDTANELAAEAGFWLNDAFASGGSQGYDHKKEGITARGAWECVKRHFREADIDYENEPFTAVGIGDMSGDVFGNGMLLSKQIQLVAAFDHRDIFLDPNPEPEASWTERKRLFELPASSWADYDAGLLSEGGGVFDRTEKQIHLSPQIRERLAIDREEMNGNELIRAILSAPVDLLWNGGIGTYVKASSERHADVGDPSGDPTRVDATAIQARVVGEGGNLGFTQRARVEYALRGGSINTDAVDNSAGVDMSDHEVNLKILLGAPLSRGGIDYEARNDLLRECTDEVAWKVLRNTYSQSLAISLDYIRARRAPATFRDVIQRFEREGILDPALEYLPAGEELIERENVGAHLTRPELATVMAYSKLHLKHALTESSVSRDPAMMELVEDYFPFGALKEVDTSDLEAHRLRPNISSMLLTNRYVDRMGATSHIRIMEETGRAAATVARTWYVASRIADAEDLYERLRVADVRMRSGAQNECYLAMADALTRATRWLLERTDPAKPISDAIEWLHDPVRAVREALPELLTAERLERFESTCSLHEMDGLDPEGAVRLTTFRYVDELLPIASLIRETGAGTREVGAVYFGLAEEIDFPWLRSRVYSLAADDPWDQRAARILVTRLELARSRMAAQVIALAEASTTEDAMRSFRRRNAVGLSRIRNVIADVQSAGAGLPGLVVAVDAVNDPGILEPPDR, encoded by the coding sequence CCGACGGCGAAATCGCGATCCGAGTTGCGTGGGACGAGGACGATCCGTCGCGCGGCGTGCTCCAGACGGTGATGGAGGACCGGCCCTTCATCGTCGACACGCTGCGCGAGTACCTCCACTCGGCGGGGCTCGACCTGCCGCTCCTTCTGCACCCGGTCATCGTCGTGGACCGGGACGCGTCCGGCCGCGTACTCGACATCCGCGACCACTCCGCCGACGGCACGCGCGTGTCGGTCGTCCACATCGTGCTCGACGACGCACACCACGCGGAGGTCCGCGAGACGCTGGAAGCCGAGGTGCGGCAGCGCCTCGAACTCGTGAGAGCCGTCACCGAGGACTTCTCCCCCATGATCGAGCAGGTGGGGACGCTCGTCGGTGAACTCGAGGCCAAGCGGACCGAGACGCCATGGCGCAGCGCCGAGTTCGAGGAGATCCAGGACCTCCTCCGATGGCTCGTGGACCCCGGTTTCGTCTTCCTCGGCTATCGCGCCTACCGCATCGAGACGGACGACGCCGGTCGCGACTGGATCCGCGTCGAAGAGGGAACCGGGCTCGGGATTCTCAGGGACGACGACAAGTCGAAGTACCACGAACCCCGTCCCTTGGACGAACTCCCCGCCTACCTCCGCGCCCGGGTGCTGGGCGGCCCGCTTCTCATCATCTCCAAGACCAACGCACAGAGTCCGATTCGGCGCAACGTCCGCATGGACTACGTGGGGATCAAGCGCCTGCGCCCGGACGGGACGGTGTACGGCGAGCACCGGTTCCTCGGCCTGTTCACCGCGAAGGCGTTCTCGCAGGAAGCCTCCTCCATCCCGATCCTGCGCCGCAAGCTGCGCGAGATCCTTCAGCTCGAAGCCGCGCCCCCCGGATCGCACGACTACAACGTCATCCTGGGGACGTTCAACTCGATGCCGAAGGAGGAACTGTTCCTCGCCTCGGTGGAGGAGATCCGCTCGGTCATCGATGCGGTGATGGCGACCGGCGGCGGGGACGACGTGCGGGTCACGGCGCGTCCCGACCAGCTCGGCCGCGGCGTCCAGCTCCTCGTCATCCTCCCCAAGACCCATTTCTCGGGGCAGGTGCGGAGGCGGCTGCAGGCGGCGCTGATCGAGGCCTACCGGGGGACGCTCCTCAACTACCATCTCGCGCTCGGCCAGGGCGACCAGGCGCGCCTCCACTTCTACCTGGCCCACGACCCGGACGAAGTGGGGTCGGTCGACCTCGACGCTGTCCAGGCGCAGGTGCGCTCGATCGTCCGCACCTGGGAGGAACGCCTCGAGGACGCGCTCGATGCCATCCACGGACCCACGCGAGGCCACGAACTCGCAACGCATGTCGTGCGTTTCTCGACCGGCTACCAGGCGGCGATGGACATCGACACCGCCGTCGAGGACGTGGCGGGTCTCGCGCGGCTGGCCGAGACGGGCGAGAGCCAGGTGCTACTCAAGCCGTCGCCCGGAGAGGCGGACGGGCGGCACTATCAACTGAGGCTCTACGCCCGGAAGGGCCACTACGTCCTGAGCGACGTGATTCCCACGCTCGAGAACCTGGGGCTTCGGGTGCTCGACTCGCTCCGCTTCACGATCCAGCTCAGGGACGAGACGCCCGAAGCCGCGGAAGAGACGTTTGCGGCGCGCGTCCAGTCCTTCGAAGCCGAGGCGCGTCGCGCCGGGGACCTCGACATAGCGGCGGCACAGGACCGGATCGGCGACATGCTGCGGGCCATCCGGGGGGGGATGGCGGAAGATGACCGGCTGAACGAACTCATCGTGACCGCCGGTCTCACGTGGCAGGAGGTCGCGGTCCTCCGGGCCTACGCGGGCTACGCGTTCCGCATCGGCGCCGTCGCCGCTCCCACGGGCGGCCAGTTTCCGCTCACGGCGTACCCCGACATCGCACGCTGCATTTTCCGGGCCTTCGAGGCGCGCTTCGATCCTGAGGCGCAAGAGGGGGCGGCCGCCGCGATGCGCCGTCTGAAGCGGGAGTTCAACCGCGGGCTCGCCACGGTGCGCGGCATCGAGGACGACCGGACGCTGCGGCGGATGATGGAACTCGTCCACGCCACCGTCCGCACGAACCACTACCGGGGCGAGGCGCGCCGTTCGCCTCTGCTGGCGCTCAAGATCTCGAGCCGTTCCGTCGACTTCATTCCGGAGCCGAAGCCGAAGCACGAGGTCTACCTGCGCGGCCCTCGCACGGAAGCCGCCCACCTGCGTATGGACGACGTGGCGCGCGGCGGGATCCGGTGGAGCGACCGCTACGGGGACTTCCGGGTGGAGGTGCTCGGGCTCGTGAAGACGCAGCGGGTGAAGAACGCCGTCATCGTGCCCGGCGGGGCGAAGGGCGCCTTCATCGTGAAGGGCCTGCCGGAGGACCGCGAGGCGCGGCTTGGGGCAGGGCTGGACAGCTACCGCGACTTCATTCGCGGGCTGCTCGAGGTCTCGGACGACGTCGTGGATGGCCACGTCACGCGACCTCCGGGGATGGTGATCCACGACGGACCCGACCCGTACCTCGTCGTCGCGGCGGACAAGGGGACGGCGAAGAACTCGGATACGGCCAACGAACTCGCGGCCGAAGCGGGCTTCTGGCTCAATGACGCCTTCGCCTCCGGCGGATCGCAGGGGTACGACCACAAGAAAGAGGGGATCACGGCCCGCGGTGCGTGGGAGTGCGTGAAGCGCCACTTCCGGGAAGCGGACATCGACTACGAAAACGAACCCTTCACGGCCGTCGGCATCGGAGACATGAGCGGCGACGTGTTCGGCAACGGGATGCTGCTCAGCAAGCAGATCCAGCTCGTCGCCGCCTTCGACCACCGCGACATCTTCCTCGATCCGAACCCGGAGCCCGAGGCATCGTGGACAGAGCGGAAACGGCTGTTCGAGCTCCCGGCTTCGTCTTGGGCCGACTACGACGCCGGACTCCTGAGCGAGGGGGGCGGCGTCTTCGACCGTACGGAGAAGCAGATCCACCTGTCGCCGCAGATCCGCGAGCGCCTCGCCATCGATCGCGAGGAGATGAACGGAAACGAGTTGATCCGCGCGATCCTGTCGGCGCCGGTCGACCTCCTCTGGAACGGCGGCATCGGCACGTACGTGAAGGCGAGCTCGGAACGTCACGCGGATGTCGGCGACCCGAGCGGCGATCCCACACGGGTCGACGCGACGGCCATTCAGGCGCGGGTCGTGGGGGAGGGCGGCAACCTCGGCTTCACGCAGCGCGCGCGGGTGGAATACGCGCTCCGCGGGGGGAGCATCAACACCGATGCCGTGGACAACTCCGCCGGGGTCGACATGTCCGACCACGAGGTGAACCTCAAGATCCTCCTGGGCGCCCCGCTGTCGCGCGGGGGGATCGACTACGAGGCGCGCAACGACCTGCTTCGCGAATGCACGGACGAGGTCGCGTGGAAGGTTCTCCGCAACACCTACAGCCAGAGCCTCGCCATCAGCCTCGACTACATCCGGGCGCGGCGCGCGCCCGCGACGTTCCGCGACGTGATCCAGCGCTTCGAGCGGGAAGGGATCCTGGATCCGGCCCTCGAATACCTGCCGGCCGGGGAGGAGCTCATCGAGCGGGAGAACGTCGGGGCGCACCTCACGAGGCCGGAACTCGCCACCGTGATGGCCTACTCGAAGCTTCATCTCAAGCATGCGCTCACGGAATCCAGCGTGTCCCGTGACCCGGCCATGATGGAACTGGTGGAGGACTACTTCCCCTTCGGGGCGCTGAAGGAGGTCGACACATCGGACCTCGAGGCGCACCGGCTGCGCCCGAACATCTCAAGCATGCTGCTGACGAACCGCTACGTGGACCGCATGGGCGCCACGAGCCACATCCGGATCATGGAGGAGACCGGCCGCGCCGCCGCGACCGTCGCCCGCACCTGGTACGTGGCATCACGGATCGCCGACGCCGAGGACCTGTACGAGCGGCTGCGCGTCGCGGATGTCCGGATGCGGAGCGGGGCGCAGAACGAGTGCTACCTCGCCATGGCTGACGCGCTGACGCGCGCGACGCGATGGCTCCTCGAACGGACCGACCCGGCAAAGCCGATCAGCGATGCGATCGAGTGGCTGCACGACCCCGTACGGGCGGTCCGCGAGGCCCTGCCGGAACTGCTCACGGCAGAGCGGCTGGAACGCTTCGAGTCCACCTGCTCGCTGCACGAGATGGACGGACTCGATCCGGAGGGCGCCGTGCGACTCACGACCTTCCGCTACGTGGACGAACTGCTGCCGATCGCCAGCCTCATCCGGGAAACCGGCGCCGGCACGCGCGAGGTCGGCGCCGTGTACTTCGGCCTCGCCGAGGAGATCGACTTTCCGTGGCTGCGGAGCCGCGTCTACTCGCTGGCCGCGGACGATCCGTGGGATCAGAGGGCGGCGCGCATCCTCGTCACGCGGCTCGAACTGGCGCGTTCGCGCATGGCGGCGCAGGTCATCGCCCTCGCCGAGGCGTCGACGACGGAAGACGCGATGCGCTCCTTCCGCCGCCGGAACGCGGTGGGGTTGAGCCGGATTCGGAACGTGATCGCCGATGTCCAAAGCGCCGGGGCGGGGCTCCCCGGGCTCGTCGTGGCCGTGGACGCCGTCAACGATCCGGGGATCCTGGAACCCCCGGATCGCTGA